The uncultured Bacteroides sp. DNA segment ATGTACGGTAAAATGAAAGAATACCTCGGCAATACATTGGCCGAAATAAAGGAAGCCGGCCTTTATAAGGAAGAACGGCTCATTGAAAGTGCACAACAAGCTGCCATCACAGTAAAAGGAAAAGAAGTACTCAATTTTTGTGCCAACAACTATCTGGGCCTCTCAAATCATCCCCGCTTGGTTGCTGCCGCACAAAAAATGATGGAGCGCCGTGGGTACGGAGTATCGTCCGTTCGCTTTATTTGTGGCACCCAAGATATTCATAAAGAATTGGAAGCTGCCATTTCCGATTACTTTCAAACCGAAGATACTATTCTTTACGCAGCCTGTTTCGATGCCAACGGCGGTGTGTTCGAACCTCTTTTTACTGAAGAAGATGCAATTATCTCCGATTCATTGAACCATGCTTCTATCATCGACGGAGTACGTTTGTGCAAAGCACAGCGTTATCGTTATGCCAACGCCGACATGAATGAATTGGAAAAGTGCCTGCAACTATCGCAAGCACAACGTTTTCGGGTCATTGTGACGGACGGTGTATTCTCTATGGATGGCAATGTTGCTCCATTAGACAAAATCTGTGATTTAGCCGAAAAATACGATGCCTTGGTCATGGTAGATGAATCTCACTCAGCCGGAGTGGTAGGTGCTACGGGTCACGGAGTGAGCGAACTGTATCAAACTTATGGCCGCGTTGACATTTATACCGGAACACTGGGCAAAGCTTTTGGTGGTGCCATGGGCGGCTTCACTACCGGGCGCAAAGAGATCATCGACTTGTTGCGCCAACGCAGTCGCCCCTACTTATTCTCTAATTCTGTAGCTCCGGCAGTGGTTGGGGCTGGTATAGAAGTGTTCAAGATGTTAAAAGAAAGCCATGAACTACACGACAAGTTGGTAGAAAACGTCACCTACTTCCGCACCAAGATGTTAGCTGCCGGATTTGACATCAAACCGACACAAAGCGCCATTTGCGCAGTAATGCTCTATGACGCCAAACTCTCGCAAACATACGCCGCCCGCATGCTCGAAGAAGGTATTTACGTTACCGGATTCTACTATCCTGTGGTTCCCAAAGAACAGGCACGCATTCGTGTTCAGTTGTCTGCCGGACACAACAAAGCCCATCTGGACAAATGTATTGAGGCTTTCATTAAAATAGGTTGCGAACTGGGAATTGTAAAATAACAAAGCCTTATTCGGCACAGATCGATAAAAAGTCAACAAAACTTCCTTTGTTCATTCAGAGGAAGTTTTTGTTTTACCGACCTTCCACAATTAAAAAAAAATCATACAAACTGAAACAGCTCTGAAACAA contains these protein-coding regions:
- the kbl gene encoding glycine C-acetyltransferase produces the protein MYGKMKEYLGNTLAEIKEAGLYKEERLIESAQQAAITVKGKEVLNFCANNYLGLSNHPRLVAAAQKMMERRGYGVSSVRFICGTQDIHKELEAAISDYFQTEDTILYAACFDANGGVFEPLFTEEDAIISDSLNHASIIDGVRLCKAQRYRYANADMNELEKCLQLSQAQRFRVIVTDGVFSMDGNVAPLDKICDLAEKYDALVMVDESHSAGVVGATGHGVSELYQTYGRVDIYTGTLGKAFGGAMGGFTTGRKEIIDLLRQRSRPYLFSNSVAPAVVGAGIEVFKMLKESHELHDKLVENVTYFRTKMLAAGFDIKPTQSAICAVMLYDAKLSQTYAARMLEEGIYVTGFYYPVVPKEQARIRVQLSAGHNKAHLDKCIEAFIKIGCELGIVK